A single genomic interval of Dysidea avara chromosome 6, odDysAvar1.4, whole genome shotgun sequence harbors:
- the LOC136257302 gene encoding uncharacterized protein isoform X3 codes for MLYSVMIIYMCLYLYSDKRGDVETHLKRNSGLNQYKTTSRNCVNSKEHQSSHRENYPQGSVDKTSDGSGALNPPSQAPYPLSSHLDEDSADDFYSSTRSETRHDELCKEVGDDDDDDDLCCNFAVSTLREELATNQPPSEGWNRESPQGCIFPNDLTAAEPSDNATESSGVLSAIAIENEDTSHHLMTYNLPQNNLYSLDGLLPADELENTTASVSSLPSGDFVEDSGIRISMVSPVRESSCDDDTVCSPATEASQQDLCRICASNPRECVILPCGHASICRTCGDKIGQCCPFCRKPITAVQRIYF; via the exons ATGCTTTACAGTGTAATGATCATATACATGTGTTtatatttgtacagtgacaagaGAGGAGATGTTGAAACTCATTTAAAGAGAAATTCAGGACTAAATCAATATAAAACAACGAGCAGAAATTGTGTTAATAGTAAAGAGCATCAGAGTTCACA TAGAGAGAATTATCCACAAGGCTCTGTTGATAAGACTTCAGATGGTAGTGGAGCCTTAAATCCTCCCAGCCAGGCACCATATCCTTTGTCATCACATTTAGATGAAGACTCTGCAGACGACTTCTATTCTAGTACCAGATCAGAAACCAGG CATGATGAGTTGTGTAAAGAAGTTggcgatgatgatgatgatgatgatctaTGTTGCAATTTTGCAGTGTCAACATTAAGAGAAGAGCTGGCAACTAACCAGCCACCATCAGAGGGATGGAATAGGGAATCACCTCAAGGGTGCATTTTTCCCAATGATCTGACTGCTGCTGAACCATCAGATAATGCTACGGAATCATCGGGTGTTCTCAGTGCTATTGCTATTGAGAATGAGGACACCAGCCACCATCTTATGACTTATAATCTACCACAAAATAATTTGTACTCG CTTGATGGGTTGCTTCCTGCCGATGAATTGGAGAACACTACAGCATCAGTGTCCAGCTTGCCAAGTGGTGAT TTTGTGGAGGATTCGGGAATCAGAATCTCAATGGTTTCACCAGTCAGGGAGAGCTCGTGTGATGATGATACTGTTTGCTCACCAGCGACTGAA GCCAGTCAACAAGACCTGTGTCGCATATGTGCCAGCAATCCTAGAGAGTGTGTCATCCTACCCTGTGGTCATGCTAGCATCTGCAGAACATGTGGTGATAAGATAGGACAGTGCTGTCCCTTCTGCAGGAAACCGATCACTGCTGTCCAACGAATCTACTTTTAG
- the LOC136257302 gene encoding uncharacterized protein isoform X1: MLYSVMIIYMCLYLYSDKRGDVETHLKRNSGLNQYKTTSRNCVNSKEHQSSQLDNVAPSVTSIRLSPSRENYPQGSVDKTSDGSGALNPPSQAPYPLSSHLDEDSADDFYSSTRSETRHDELCKEVGDDDDDDDLCCNFAVSTLREELATNQPPSEGWNRESPQGCIFPNDLTAAEPSDNATESSGVLSAIAIENEDTSHHLMTYNLPQNNLYSLDGLLPADELENTTASVSSLPSGDFVEDSGIRISMVSPVRESSCDDDTVCSPATEASQQDLCRICASNPRECVILPCGHASICRTCGDKIGQCCPFCRKPITAVQRIYF; this comes from the exons ATGCTTTACAGTGTAATGATCATATACATGTGTTtatatttgtacagtgacaagaGAGGAGATGTTGAAACTCATTTAAAGAGAAATTCAGGACTAAATCAATATAAAACAACGAGCAGAAATTGTGTTAATAGTAAAGAGCATCAGAGTTCACAGTTAGACAATGTTGCTCCGTCAGTTACCAGTATTAGATTATCCCCCAGTAGAGAGAATTATCCACAAGGCTCTGTTGATAAGACTTCAGATGGTAGTGGAGCCTTAAATCCTCCCAGCCAGGCACCATATCCTTTGTCATCACATTTAGATGAAGACTCTGCAGACGACTTCTATTCTAGTACCAGATCAGAAACCAGG CATGATGAGTTGTGTAAAGAAGTTggcgatgatgatgatgatgatgatctaTGTTGCAATTTTGCAGTGTCAACATTAAGAGAAGAGCTGGCAACTAACCAGCCACCATCAGAGGGATGGAATAGGGAATCACCTCAAGGGTGCATTTTTCCCAATGATCTGACTGCTGCTGAACCATCAGATAATGCTACGGAATCATCGGGTGTTCTCAGTGCTATTGCTATTGAGAATGAGGACACCAGCCACCATCTTATGACTTATAATCTACCACAAAATAATTTGTACTCG CTTGATGGGTTGCTTCCTGCCGATGAATTGGAGAACACTACAGCATCAGTGTCCAGCTTGCCAAGTGGTGAT TTTGTGGAGGATTCGGGAATCAGAATCTCAATGGTTTCACCAGTCAGGGAGAGCTCGTGTGATGATGATACTGTTTGCTCACCAGCGACTGAA GCCAGTCAACAAGACCTGTGTCGCATATGTGCCAGCAATCCTAGAGAGTGTGTCATCCTACCCTGTGGTCATGCTAGCATCTGCAGAACATGTGGTGATAAGATAGGACAGTGCTGTCCCTTCTGCAGGAAACCGATCACTGCTGTCCAACGAATCTACTTTTAG
- the LOC136257302 gene encoding uncharacterized protein isoform X2 encodes MMAARDKRGDVETHLKRNSGLNQYKTTSRNCVNSKEHQSSQLDNVAPSVTSIRLSPSRENYPQGSVDKTSDGSGALNPPSQAPYPLSSHLDEDSADDFYSSTRSETRHDELCKEVGDDDDDDDLCCNFAVSTLREELATNQPPSEGWNRESPQGCIFPNDLTAAEPSDNATESSGVLSAIAIENEDTSHHLMTYNLPQNNLYSLDGLLPADELENTTASVSSLPSGDFVEDSGIRISMVSPVRESSCDDDTVCSPATEASQQDLCRICASNPRECVILPCGHASICRTCGDKIGQCCPFCRKPITAVQRIYF; translated from the exons tgacaagaGAGGAGATGTTGAAACTCATTTAAAGAGAAATTCAGGACTAAATCAATATAAAACAACGAGCAGAAATTGTGTTAATAGTAAAGAGCATCAGAGTTCACAGTTAGACAATGTTGCTCCGTCAGTTACCAGTATTAGATTATCCCCCAGTAGAGAGAATTATCCACAAGGCTCTGTTGATAAGACTTCAGATGGTAGTGGAGCCTTAAATCCTCCCAGCCAGGCACCATATCCTTTGTCATCACATTTAGATGAAGACTCTGCAGACGACTTCTATTCTAGTACCAGATCAGAAACCAGG CATGATGAGTTGTGTAAAGAAGTTggcgatgatgatgatgatgatgatctaTGTTGCAATTTTGCAGTGTCAACATTAAGAGAAGAGCTGGCAACTAACCAGCCACCATCAGAGGGATGGAATAGGGAATCACCTCAAGGGTGCATTTTTCCCAATGATCTGACTGCTGCTGAACCATCAGATAATGCTACGGAATCATCGGGTGTTCTCAGTGCTATTGCTATTGAGAATGAGGACACCAGCCACCATCTTATGACTTATAATCTACCACAAAATAATTTGTACTCG CTTGATGGGTTGCTTCCTGCCGATGAATTGGAGAACACTACAGCATCAGTGTCCAGCTTGCCAAGTGGTGAT TTTGTGGAGGATTCGGGAATCAGAATCTCAATGGTTTCACCAGTCAGGGAGAGCTCGTGTGATGATGATACTGTTTGCTCACCAGCGACTGAA GCCAGTCAACAAGACCTGTGTCGCATATGTGCCAGCAATCCTAGAGAGTGTGTCATCCTACCCTGTGGTCATGCTAGCATCTGCAGAACATGTGGTGATAAGATAGGACAGTGCTGTCCCTTCTGCAGGAAACCGATCACTGCTGTCCAACGAATCTACTTTTAG
- the LOC136257302 gene encoding uncharacterized protein isoform X4, whose translation MMAARDKRGDVETHLKRNSGLNQYKTTSRNCVNSKEHQSSHRENYPQGSVDKTSDGSGALNPPSQAPYPLSSHLDEDSADDFYSSTRSETRHDELCKEVGDDDDDDDLCCNFAVSTLREELATNQPPSEGWNRESPQGCIFPNDLTAAEPSDNATESSGVLSAIAIENEDTSHHLMTYNLPQNNLYSLDGLLPADELENTTASVSSLPSGDFVEDSGIRISMVSPVRESSCDDDTVCSPATEASQQDLCRICASNPRECVILPCGHASICRTCGDKIGQCCPFCRKPITAVQRIYF comes from the exons tgacaagaGAGGAGATGTTGAAACTCATTTAAAGAGAAATTCAGGACTAAATCAATATAAAACAACGAGCAGAAATTGTGTTAATAGTAAAGAGCATCAGAGTTCACA TAGAGAGAATTATCCACAAGGCTCTGTTGATAAGACTTCAGATGGTAGTGGAGCCTTAAATCCTCCCAGCCAGGCACCATATCCTTTGTCATCACATTTAGATGAAGACTCTGCAGACGACTTCTATTCTAGTACCAGATCAGAAACCAGG CATGATGAGTTGTGTAAAGAAGTTggcgatgatgatgatgatgatgatctaTGTTGCAATTTTGCAGTGTCAACATTAAGAGAAGAGCTGGCAACTAACCAGCCACCATCAGAGGGATGGAATAGGGAATCACCTCAAGGGTGCATTTTTCCCAATGATCTGACTGCTGCTGAACCATCAGATAATGCTACGGAATCATCGGGTGTTCTCAGTGCTATTGCTATTGAGAATGAGGACACCAGCCACCATCTTATGACTTATAATCTACCACAAAATAATTTGTACTCG CTTGATGGGTTGCTTCCTGCCGATGAATTGGAGAACACTACAGCATCAGTGTCCAGCTTGCCAAGTGGTGAT TTTGTGGAGGATTCGGGAATCAGAATCTCAATGGTTTCACCAGTCAGGGAGAGCTCGTGTGATGATGATACTGTTTGCTCACCAGCGACTGAA GCCAGTCAACAAGACCTGTGTCGCATATGTGCCAGCAATCCTAGAGAGTGTGTCATCCTACCCTGTGGTCATGCTAGCATCTGCAGAACATGTGGTGATAAGATAGGACAGTGCTGTCCCTTCTGCAGGAAACCGATCACTGCTGTCCAACGAATCTACTTTTAG